A region from the Thermincola ferriacetica genome encodes:
- a CDS encoding phosphoglucomutase/phosphomannomutase family protein: protein MEIKFGTDGWRGVIGYDFTAVNVSLVAQALADYLLSRHTQPLCVIGYDTRFMSDIFAREIAQVLAGNGIKVLLAEKPVTSPVLSFATRELGAAGGVMVTASHNPPVYNGIKFKGPYGGSALPETVAAIEDKLSARVISRAPANTSNIETFNPEEKYINHLMTLVDINKIINSGITFAVDPMYGSAQGYFQQIFAACPTLVQEIHSEINPSFGGINPEPISKNLGELSNLVSSQGYTSGLALDGDGDRLGVICSNGMFMNSHQIFALLLKYLVEFKNLKGAVVKTFSTSGMIDLLAASYGLAVHETPIGFKYICDLFLSKDILIGGEESGGIGIKGHLPERDGILCGLLLLEYIAETGQLPEQLLQTLFNHIGSYYYDRRDVPVTPQAKARFNDAVLNNPPETIAGLAVTEIKTLDGIKFCFADKGWLLFRFSGTEPLLRLYAEASCPAQVQKLLHEAQLLIDNIEK, encoded by the coding sequence ATGGAAATTAAATTTGGCACCGATGGATGGCGGGGAGTAATTGGATACGATTTTACTGCTGTCAATGTTTCCCTGGTTGCCCAGGCGCTGGCAGATTACCTGCTTTCCCGGCACACGCAACCTTTGTGCGTAATAGGCTATGATACTCGGTTTATGTCCGATATTTTTGCCAGGGAAATAGCCCAGGTACTGGCAGGGAACGGGATAAAGGTGCTGTTGGCGGAAAAACCCGTTACCTCGCCTGTTCTTTCTTTTGCAACCAGGGAACTGGGAGCAGCAGGCGGCGTAATGGTTACTGCCAGTCACAACCCACCCGTTTATAACGGCATCAAGTTCAAAGGTCCTTACGGAGGCTCGGCTTTGCCGGAAACAGTAGCCGCCATAGAAGATAAGCTTTCAGCCCGCGTGATTAGCCGGGCCCCTGCAAATACCTCTAATATTGAAACCTTTAACCCTGAAGAAAAATATATAAATCACCTCATGACCCTTGTAGATATTAATAAAATTATAAACTCCGGAATAACGTTTGCCGTTGACCCTATGTACGGTTCGGCACAGGGTTATTTCCAACAGATTTTCGCAGCCTGCCCCACCCTGGTGCAGGAGATCCACAGTGAAATCAACCCTTCTTTTGGAGGAATAAATCCTGAACCTATCTCTAAAAACCTCGGGGAATTGTCCAACCTGGTCAGCTCACAAGGCTATACTTCCGGTCTGGCGCTGGACGGTGATGGGGACAGATTGGGTGTAATTTGTTCCAACGGAATGTTTATGAACTCCCATCAAATATTTGCTTTGTTACTAAAATACCTGGTTGAGTTTAAGAATCTTAAGGGAGCTGTAGTGAAGACCTTCTCTACATCCGGCATGATTGATTTATTGGCTGCATCATATGGCCTGGCTGTACACGAAACCCCAATCGGCTTTAAATATATCTGTGATTTATTTTTATCGAAAGATATATTAATTGGCGGAGAAGAAAGTGGAGGTATCGGCATTAAAGGTCATTTACCGGAACGCGATGGAATACTTTGCGGTTTGCTGCTCTTGGAATACATAGCCGAAACAGGCCAACTCCCGGAACAATTGTTACAAACTCTTTTTAACCATATCGGGTCCTATTATTACGACCGCAGGGACGTGCCGGTAACTCCCCAGGCTAAAGCCAGGTTCAATGATGCAGTATTGAACAATCCCCCTGAAACGATAGCCGGTTTGGCAGTTACGGAAATAAAAACCTTGGACGGTATTAAATTCTGTTTTGCTGATAAGGGCTGGCTGCTCTTCAGGTTTTCAGGCACCGAACCCCTGTTAAGGCTATACGCCGAAGCCAGTTGCCCGGCACAGGTTCAAAAGCTTTTACACGAAGCCCAATTATTAATTGATAACATAGAAAAATAA